A stretch of Cupriavidus necator DNA encodes these proteins:
- a CDS encoding sensor histidine kinase, whose protein sequence is MNAMDRCFSNVATAIPSRLNILGRDLLFVLCMNSVIAISLNYGFQTGGSLWHNFVYSQLIGLSIWVLIDIPRVVIWWNDRPRRWPFLLLAAAAVPAGVVFGSWATRVALDLPPKSADEAGGMLRMCLVVGMLAAASMIYFYWSREKLASLERQAALDALQREEAEKQLVRAQLMALQAQIEPHFLFNSLANLDGLIATDPPAARQLLQRLIGFLRMSLAHTRAEQCTLRQEFELLRSYLDIQGMRFGQRLSFDIDLPRELAKVEIPPMLIQPLVENAVTHGIEPCMIGGHIRLSARAAGDNAVQVIIADTGVGFGHASGKGSGLGITHVRERLARIFGAAASMQMEENTPRGVVVRLTLPLERPAEAPTLTQTVTSVPEGMPVSAPAMQRL, encoded by the coding sequence ATGAACGCCATGGACCGCTGCTTCTCCAACGTCGCCACCGCCATCCCCTCCCGGCTCAATATCCTCGGCCGCGACCTGCTGTTCGTGCTGTGCATGAACTCGGTGATCGCCATCAGCCTGAACTACGGCTTCCAGACCGGCGGCAGCCTGTGGCACAACTTTGTCTACAGCCAGCTGATCGGCTTGTCGATCTGGGTGCTGATCGACATTCCGCGCGTGGTGATCTGGTGGAACGACCGGCCGCGCCGCTGGCCCTTCCTGCTGCTGGCCGCCGCCGCGGTGCCCGCGGGCGTGGTGTTCGGCAGCTGGGCCACGCGCGTGGCGCTGGACCTGCCGCCCAAGTCGGCGGACGAAGCCGGCGGCATGCTGCGCATGTGCCTGGTGGTGGGCATGCTGGCCGCGGCCTCGATGATCTATTTCTACTGGTCGCGCGAGAAGCTCGCATCCCTGGAGCGCCAGGCCGCGCTGGACGCCCTGCAGCGCGAGGAAGCCGAAAAGCAGCTGGTGCGCGCACAGCTGATGGCGCTGCAGGCGCAGATCGAGCCGCATTTCCTGTTCAACTCGCTGGCCAACCTCGACGGGCTGATCGCCACCGACCCGCCCGCCGCGCGCCAGCTGCTGCAGCGCCTGATCGGCTTCCTGCGCATGTCGCTGGCGCATACCCGCGCCGAGCAATGCACGCTGCGGCAGGAGTTCGAGCTGCTGCGCAGCTACCTGGACATCCAGGGCATGCGCTTCGGCCAGCGGCTCTCGTTCGACATCGACCTGCCGCGCGAACTGGCGAAGGTGGAGATCCCGCCCATGCTGATCCAGCCGCTGGTGGAAAACGCGGTCACGCACGGCATCGAGCCCTGCATGATCGGCGGCCATATCCGGCTGTCGGCGCGTGCGGCCGGCGACAATGCGGTGCAGGTCATCATCGCCGATACCGGCGTGGGCTTCGGTCATGCCTCGGGCAAGGGCTCGGGCCTGGGCATCACCCATGTGCGCGAGCGGCTGGCGCGCATCTTTGGCGCGGCGGCCTCCATGCAGATGGAGGAGAACACCCCGCGCGGCGTGGTGGTGCGGCTGACGCTGCCGCTGGAGCGCCCGGCCGAAGCGCCCACCCTGACCCAGACAGTCACCAGCGTGCCGGAGGGCATGCCAGTATCGGCCCCAGCCATGCAACGGCTCTGA
- a CDS encoding LytR/AlgR family response regulator transcription factor, with protein sequence MTPTLLIADDEALLARVLESELMSLWPEARIVSVVHDGVAALAAAREHQPRVAFLDIRMPGMSGMDVARELIEFDTPPLVVFVTAYDQFALEAFERAAVDYVLKPVQRERLEATVQRLKDRLAGPADDEDTEAEASIAETDRLGQLLARLESLEHATPGPGGAPQRQYLRFIKALVGQEVRIIPVDEVIYLEATDKYVNVVSGAGEALIRTSLRELTQQLDPERFWQVHRGTVVNITCVASAVNQSLGRLSLRLRDRPELLPVARQYAHLFKQM encoded by the coding sequence ATGACCCCGACCCTTCTGATCGCCGACGACGAAGCGCTGCTGGCGCGCGTGCTGGAATCCGAACTGATGTCGCTGTGGCCCGAGGCCCGTATCGTTTCCGTGGTCCACGACGGCGTGGCCGCGCTGGCGGCGGCGCGCGAGCACCAGCCGCGCGTGGCCTTCCTGGATATCCGCATGCCGGGCATGAGCGGCATGGACGTGGCGCGCGAACTGATCGAATTCGACACCCCGCCACTGGTGGTCTTCGTGACCGCATACGACCAGTTCGCGCTGGAGGCGTTCGAGCGCGCCGCGGTGGACTATGTGCTCAAGCCGGTCCAGCGCGAACGGCTTGAGGCCACGGTGCAGCGTCTGAAGGACCGCCTGGCCGGCCCCGCCGACGATGAAGACACCGAGGCCGAAGCCTCGATCGCGGAGACGGACCGGCTTGGCCAGCTGCTGGCGCGGCTGGAATCGCTGGAGCACGCCACGCCAGGCCCGGGCGGTGCGCCGCAGCGGCAGTACCTGCGCTTTATCAAGGCACTGGTGGGGCAGGAGGTGCGCATCATCCCCGTGGACGAAGTCATCTACCTGGAGGCCACCGACAAGTACGTCAACGTGGTCTCCGGCGCCGGCGAAGCGCTGATCCGCACCAGCCTGCGCGAGCTGACCCAGCAGCTGGACCCGGAGCGCTTCTGGCAGGTGCACCGCGGCACCGTGGTCAACATCACCTGCGTGGCCAGCGCGGTCAACCAGTCGCTGGGACGGCTGTCGCTGCGGCTGCGCGACCGTCCTGAACTGCTGCCGGTGGCGCGACAGTACGCGCACCTGTTCAAGCAGATGTAA
- a CDS encoding MFS transporter — protein sequence MSTAALDPTRNPLRHDAQVIGLVGLAHGVSHFYHLLLAPLFPWIKAEFGLSYAELGLLMTVFFAVSAVVQTASGFVVDRFGARPVLFAGLAFLGAAALLLSTSSGYAALLFGAAVAGLGNGVFHPADFTLLNKHVSQPRLGHAFSVHGISGNLGWAAAPLFLVAIANLASWRVALAAASAVAFIVLAVLVVLRHVLDPREVQGAVGRPAAKAAAGVATSGGSVLGFLRLPQVWVCWAFFLLTTFSAAGIQSFAPTALTYLYGMPFTLATASYTIYMLCSAGGMIVGGFAAGRTSNHDRLIAVSFTVSGLMAVLVGLNLVPALLVPVLMGVIGFGAGTAGPSRDLLVRAAAPAGATGRVYGVVYSGLDIGLACGPLFFGALMDAKLPAWVFFMIGGFQLLSIFTAVTVGNGNRSRRGAAAGQAEAA from the coding sequence ATGTCCACCGCCGCACTCGATCCCACGCGCAACCCTCTTCGTCATGACGCCCAGGTGATCGGGCTGGTTGGCCTGGCTCACGGGGTCTCCCACTTCTACCACCTGCTGCTGGCTCCGCTGTTCCCATGGATCAAGGCGGAATTCGGCCTGAGCTATGCCGAGCTGGGCCTGCTGATGACGGTGTTCTTCGCGGTCTCGGCGGTGGTGCAGACCGCGTCCGGCTTTGTGGTCGACCGCTTCGGCGCGCGGCCGGTGCTGTTTGCCGGGCTGGCCTTCCTGGGCGCCGCGGCCTTGCTGCTGTCGACCAGTTCCGGCTACGCCGCGCTGCTGTTCGGCGCGGCCGTGGCGGGGCTGGGCAATGGCGTATTCCACCCGGCCGACTTCACGCTGCTGAACAAGCATGTGTCGCAGCCCCGGCTGGGACACGCGTTTTCGGTTCACGGCATTTCCGGCAACCTGGGCTGGGCGGCGGCGCCGCTGTTCCTGGTGGCGATCGCCAACCTCGCCAGCTGGCGCGTGGCGCTGGCGGCGGCCTCGGCAGTCGCCTTTATCGTGCTGGCCGTGCTGGTAGTGCTGCGCCATGTGCTGGACCCGCGCGAAGTGCAGGGCGCCGTGGGCCGGCCCGCGGCCAAGGCTGCGGCCGGGGTGGCCACATCCGGCGGCAGCGTGCTGGGCTTTCTGCGCCTGCCGCAGGTGTGGGTGTGCTGGGCCTTCTTCCTGCTGACCACGTTCTCCGCGGCCGGCATCCAGAGCTTTGCCCCGACCGCGCTGACCTACCTGTACGGCATGCCGTTCACGCTGGCGACCGCGTCCTACACCATCTACATGCTGTGCAGCGCCGGCGGCATGATAGTCGGTGGCTTTGCCGCCGGCCGCACCAGCAACCATGACCGGCTGATCGCGGTGAGCTTCACGGTATCGGGGCTGATGGCGGTGCTGGTCGGGTTGAACCTGGTGCCGGCGCTGCTGGTGCCGGTGCTGATGGGCGTGATCGGCTTTGGCGCCGGTACCGCCGGGCCGTCGCGTGACCTGCTGGTGCGCGCCGCCGCCCCCGCCGGTGCCACCGGGCGCGTCTATGGCGTGGTCTACTCGGGCCTGGATATCGGCCTGGCGTGCGGCCCGCTGTTCTTCGGTGCGCTGATGGATGCAAAGCTGCCGGCCTGGGTGTTCTTCATGATCGGCGGTTTCCAGCTGCTGTCGATCTTCACCGCGGTGACAGTGGGCAACGGCAACCGCTCGCGCCGCGGCGCGGCGGCGGGCCAGGCGGAGGCCGCCTAG